Part of the Candoia aspera isolate rCanAsp1 chromosome 1, rCanAsp1.hap2, whole genome shotgun sequence genome, aaacaagactcTAATTTAACACCCTATATTTCTGAAAACACTGCCGACATAACTTCGGAGGCCTACAATTCTCTGTACTTGGGAATGTCAGAGTCTTCAGGAAAGAAACAATCAAAGGTAATACATACATTACTGAATATGCAATTTAAATATAAGCATTTAATTACTGttgaatttattgaatttattgaaCAACAGCTAAAAGAGGGACCAAAGTGAGCTATTtagcaacttttttaaaaaaaagtcctgtttAGATCTTTTGCTTTATAAAATGTTTGCGTTGTctttcattaaaacattttttttctgcttaataTACCAGAGCACTTTTATTTAGCTTTCTACGGAAGTTTCCTAATCACACTTCTTCTTAGCTATAATTTTAAACAGACTTAGTTGAGagaacatacacacatatacacaaccCACTTGGTTGAATTCAATGAGATTATTTTTGAGTAGACAACGTAAGTATTGTATTGGAGAAGCAACTcaagatgtatttatttcattggaACACAGTGGGACTTATTTAGGGATAGTGTGTTAGACTGTATCATATGAGGCTTCCCCAAGCTGTTTGATTACACCTTAAAATAAAACTGGCCTGTTTTGTCATGGTGTAAAGTTTTCACAGATGATGTGTTATATATTTTAGAGCTCCCAGTATCAGAATTAAGAAtagtttaaaacattttgtacaaGATATATAGTATATTTACTCCAAAGAAAGATAACCCTGAATCCCACCCAAAAAAAGActaggttttttttgtttttgttttttttaagcctcCTCAGTGCCCAGCTTTGCACCTTGTCAGCTAGTTACCAATTCCAGTTGAAATTGGAGCCGCCTCCTCTCCCTCATAATGTGCATATGTGAAAAACCTGTATATGAATGTGTGCTGGAAGCCACAACCCCCAAGGAAGTCAGGGTCAGAACTAATGAGAGAATGAGAATTTGTTTCTAATTAAATTAATGGCCTGTACAAAAAGTATCCCACTTGCAAAATGAATTGATCTccagtgtatgtatgtacagtaacCATTTCCCCCCCACTTCTTGCACACAATCTTGCTTTCCATTCTGGCGGATACAGGAAAAAGGGGGTTGGTGGGGACAACAGGATGgaaagggggtttttttgtttttgtttagggAAGAGAGGAGATGACAAAATTGGAAGGAGATGAGGTAAGAGAAAGAAGCAATTGAATAATAACAACTTTAtcgaatttatatgctgcccaactcccagcaagtCTGTGATAGGGAAGGAAAGGCAGGCAGTAAAACCTCTTCTTTAGTCATTATAAAAGCCTTACAGGCAACATCTCACCATAGTAGTTGATTCtcttcagaggcatccactttGTGCAGCAGAGATATCTGCAGCTATTTGCATATTTTGCTTCCTCATTTCTTTTCCAACATCTGTTGGAAAATTAATGTAAAAGGATCCCCCTTCCCATTTGCCAGCAATGGAGGGGGGTGACTAATCTTCTTAAAACTAGTGGTAAAGACACACTTtgctaaaagttaaaaaaaaaaattaagagacttATTACTGTGCAGGATAGGACATTTTATTGGCAGGACATATTTTCAATGCCTTTTTATCTTTCATCCCTGTCAGACTATTCTCTGGGAACGTCGGGCTTTTCCACTAAAAAATGAAGAAGTAGAAGCTTTAATATGCCAGTGTCAGCCAGCAGTTCACCAAGAAAGTTCCAATATGTCTGTTCTTAGAGACTCTGACCAAAACCCATATGCTGCCTTTAGTTTTCTGAATAACCAGCCACAAAAGAAAAGTTCGGTCTCCAAAGTGGAAGACCACCACCAAATTTACTTGGGAAGAAAACAGACGTGACACATAGTAAAGTTGCTTGTTTAAGAAAGTAAATCACGCTGAAGGAAGATGGAAGGTAAAATATTTTGATGCTCATACAAGCAATAATTTGCttcataatattaatatttacaatataaatttctgacttttttttacagGCAGGATGAGAATGCAAGGGCCATTTATATTTATCGGAACCCCAAGAAGAATGTTTTCTGTCTGGCAGACTAACATCCTTGATGTGAAAAGTGGATGCTCTTAAACTGCACCTGCAAATCACTGCCCCATCTTGATGAAATATTTGAAGTATCTAGTTATTGCAGTGCAGCAAAATATACACCTTTGCATTTAGCAGTGCAATGATTACAACTGAAGGTCGAGAACTACTAAACAAGCCTCTTGTGTGTGAGATTGACACAATAGACAAGTGTGCTGGGCCTTGTAAGGAAAACATTTTATCCAGTGAAAAATCAACAATCTATAAATTTATAAACAGAACACATATTTGAGTTCATTTAGTCTAGGCAAGTTAAAACTACACGAGATAAAGTCAGTTTAAgtgatttaattttctgtatttcaatggatctctccccccacccccacccccattattttaaatgtaagtaCTAGAAATATCTGAGAAATTCAGGTTTCTGAAGTAGGGGAAtctacttggttttttttttaccgcAACTTATTTAGCTGTTTTGTATCCCTATGAACACTATGTACTGTGTTACAATGAGCAGATTATGAGCATCCATTTTTGTATCTTACagtactttaaaatatattggaaaaaaaGGACATTCAAATGTTAGCATTATGAGCAAGGCAGTAGCTCTTTTAGGTAACaagaaaacagaggaaaacaGTTTTCATATTCAGATTCCGAAATGCTGCATTGGAATGTTATCTGCATCTGCCAGGGATGCTAGGTGAATAGATAATGCACAGGACTGCCATGTACGTTCACCGATGCCAATTCAAGAGGGTAGCTCTTCTGTGAGGAACTACTGGTGGCTTTTATGAATATACCATTATTAAGTATGCTTTTTTAAACTGCCGTTTCCCAAAGTAAGCTCTAATGGGTAGATGGCCAAATTTTAGTGTTCCATTGTCCCCAGTGGATTAGAAGTACACTGGCTAATATAAAAATGTTAAGTTGCATTTCCACACTACAGCCTATGTTAGATTGTAGTTTGCTGCATATTTTGGTTTtagctttttaatattttgtccaGAAAATTAACTTTGAATCTTGCCTCTGATACACCAATTTCCAATGcaaggttttaaaattaaaagttattTCTCTATACTACAGTGTGATGTTAATGGATTGAGATGTGTAACaaaaaatgaacataaatatAGTGTCCCTTAAGTATTTTGTATATAACTATCACAAATCATGACTGGGAGATACTGTTGGCTTGGCATCAAATGTTTTACATAATTATGAATATGAAATGACATTTTTTCCCTCTGATTTGCTTTCTGAAACTGAAGTCTGTATTTTTGTCAGTCAACCCGACTTTTGGTTTGATAATCTTCCTCATAATTCTTCTTAATACATAAATTGCTATGACTTCTAATACATTGAGCATCCAGCCAGAacttggaaaaacaaaaacatgcatgctttaaaaaaggatttttttcttgttgattTGATTCTCACTCTTAAAACAGAGCCAGGTCTGATTTACATCTTTATTAAAATTAGCCAAAAGGTGGGTTTTGATCATTTGAAAGATGGAATTCTTTCtagtaagttatttttttttttgtagtaatAAAtttcttgtatcttctgttcttccaGTTGCTGACAAGTGAAGGAGATGCAATTCTTAACACATTATACATTGCTTTGGCCTAACAGAGATGCGCTGTTGTATGTGTGCTAAATTCCAGTtagttattttaaatgaatttaaagaCCTATCTAAACAACTATTGCATTGTTCTTTCCATATATGAAACTTTAATTCTTCATAGTCCAATCCTATTTATGTTTAATCAAACATTCTGTTGAATTTAATGGGGCTTACTTCTTGTCAGATCTGCACAGGATTGCACCCTTTGCAGATGAGATAAAAAGAGGTCCAGAGCCAAAGTTAGGCCCCTAAACGTTTCCTATCaatcccaacaacaacaaaaatttacCCATTTAGCTACCTCATCTGCCCAGACCTGGagtcaaaaatatttattttaatacaattgAACAACAGAAAAAGGCTCTGTATATATTCTTGCTTTTATATTCTGCAGTTTACTCTTCATGCAACTCAAAATACGGGGACCAACAAAAACTGTACATCCCCGTTCTTTAATGCTGTCTCCCCTTGTTTTTTCAGCCTGAAGAAGGCAGGAAATggatccagtttttttttaaatttcaaaatatattcttAATAAAGCCAATTAAAGAAATTAGTGTCAAACATTCCACTGAAAGGAGAACTGCAATGTTTGTCTTCATTAccatatttctcttttaaaatggtTAGAAATATTGTAATTAGATGTGCCAATTTTGACTTGAAGACTATTTTTCGTTCAAAAGGCATTCTACATGGCACCAAATGTATCTTCATTTCCTTTTACTACTTTCACAGTAAGAACTGTATTTCTACAATGTAATTTCTCAGAAACATCTGTATCAATTGATGAGccaaaagagtgtgtgtgtgtgtgtgtgcgtctgtgtgtgtgtacataaatCACTTTCAATTTACAAGTAACTTGTATAAGCTGAAAGAATAATTCACATTGCTTTAAAGCCCAGGTATGCATTGTTTTTCAGGCTGAGGGTACAATCTAAGAATTGGGtggattcaggaaaaaaaaacatttaaattaaaacatttaatgtaattactTTCAAAGTATTTCATAGTTTTTCCTTCTATCATATTAAAACTTAAATTGGCGGCAATTTTTGAAAGGCCTCAGTTTTACAGATCATATACCCATCATCTTATTGTTTTTCGTGGTTTGCAACTTTTgtgtttttgttattttcataTTGAGAACATTGAAGCAGAATTCCTACTCCAatatttccatccatccatttctcatttttatccttccattttttattcttaaagTGGACTGGACCTAAAATTGTTGATCAAGGTCAAGTCACCCTTCAAACTTTCCTAGTTCAAGTGTTTATTTTCTagcattttattttaaggaattaccacatttgtatttaaaatttaaaaaaaaacttttccatgACAAACCCGCTGCATGAATTCCCAAGCAGAAAACGTTTTCTCCAAGCAAACAAGACACTTACGAAGTGCCGTGTTTGCTTTTCTGTCACAGAACGAGCCTTCAGAGTTGCTGTCCTGCTTATTATACAATGGTGTCCCAGCCCACCCGTAATGAGAACAGTAAAATGCAACCCATTTGGCTGTAACCTGATTTTACCGATCAAGAGAACGCTTTTGAGCAGCTTCACAACACACATTCCTCAGAAGGTTAATCACAGCTCTAGGGTCGTCACTCTTCATTACAGCACTCCCAGACACAATCATATTTGCACCTGCCTGAAAACAAATCCCATAACGCTGCATAAGAATTGTTAGAATTAAACATGCAATAACAAGTTTCTGGTTACTGAAAATTGTGAAATATAATTCATACAGTTTAACAGAAAACAAGCAGCAACTGGCCAGGTCAGAACTTCTAATTAAACTTTCCTTGTTACTCATAATCAGACAAGAGCACCAAGGTTTGTCAAAGGTACAAAATGCTCAAATGCTTTGCAGAAAAATTGTTTCTACATGTAATCAGAATGAAGAAACAAAGGTCAAGTACTAAACTGAGATTTAAAAACTGGATTACACAGACGTAACAAGTTCCATTGAATtaccatttttcattttaatatggaCTGTGTTTTAGTCTTACCTCTGCACATTTATGTATAGTATCTGGCCCTACACCACCATCTACTTCAATATCCAAAGAAGGAAACTGGGTTCTCAGCCAGTGAACCTAATTAGCAATGTAGAAAAAACATATTCAATTAAAAGGAGCAGTAATTATTTTTCCTATAATATGCAAAAATTAGGCATCCATGTTTAGTATGAACATTCTCAATTGAAATGTTTAAGGCTGTTTCCATTACTCTATCACATCGCTGgcattttttgaaataataaatgtCAAACTTACCTTTGGCATCATATCTTCCATGAACTTTTGTCCACCAAAACCAGGTTCCACTGTCATAACTAAAGCCATGTCTATCTGATTGGCCCACGGTGCTAAATATTCAACTGTAGTTCCTGGTTTGATAGCCAAACCAGCCTAAAGAAGAAAAGCACCAAAATATTAAACAACTTGTTTCCTGAATCTTtcttttagaaaagaaacaaaaagatttAAA contains:
- the RPE gene encoding ribulose-phosphate 3-epimerase isoform X3, which codes for MHFVPNITFGHPVVESLRKQLGQQAFFDMHMMVAKPEQWVKPMAVAGANQYTFHIEATDNPGTLIKDIRENGMKAGLAIKPGTTVEYLAPWANQIDMALVMTVEPGFGGQKFMEDMMPKVHWLRTQFPSLDIEVDGGVGPDTIHKCAEAGANMIVSGSAVMKSDDPRAVINLLRNVCCEAAQKRSLDRNWKNRRYKKFITTKKKITY
- the RPE gene encoding ribulose-phosphate 3-epimerase isoform X1 → MASGCRIGPSILNSNLAALGAECRRMMDCGADYLHLDVMDGHFVPNITFGHPVVESLRKQLGQQAFFDMHMMVAKPEQWVKPMAVAGANQYTFHIEATDNPGTLIKDIRENGMKAGLAIKPGTTVEYLAPWANQIDMALVMTVEPGFGGQKFMEDMMPKVHWLRTQFPSLDIEVDGGVGPDTIHKCAEAGANMIVSGSAVMKSDDPRAVINLLRNVCCEAAQKRSLDRNWKNRRYKKFITTKKKITY